Genomic window (Paenibacillus sp. 37):
TAATGTACATATGACCGAGGTGGATCGGTTTATTGGTTTGGTCGTAGACACGTTTGCTCATCTGTACGAGGAACAGGGGTCGGGCATGAGATTGGGTCTGGAGCTTCGGTCAAGACAATTCGCCCAGGCACAGTCCTATGCCGATTTTTGCAGGGAACTGGCGGAATGGACGGGACAGTGCTTCGATATGCTGCAATCCCACGTTCGAAAAAGCAAGGCGATCCTGTTCGAACAGATTGACGATTACGTAAAACTAAATAAATACTCTCAATTATCTATCAACGACATTGCCATGAAGTTTCATATTAGCCCGTCGTACGTCAGCAGAGTGATCAAAAATGCAACACAAATTACGTTTGTTCAGTATTACACCCGGCTTCGCATTCAGGAGGCAGTCAGACTGATGGAAAGTCAACCCGACATGAAGTTTAAGGAAGTATCCGATTTGTTGTCATTTAGCGATCAGCACTATTTCTCGAAGGTGTTCAAAGAGTATACGGGGCTAAGTCCTACGGATTATAAACAACAGATGTCTGGTATAAAGAACCAATCATAGCTAACAAACCCTTTTTATTTATGTTATAATACGAAACAAATACGGCTTGTTACTGAATTTATTCAGGCAATACCTATGTATATACATGCTCAAAGTTTCTTTGGGTGTGCATATACATGGGTTTTTTTGCGTTTACTTGCCGATTGATTCTACCAAAAATGGATAAAGAGAGGAAGATTCACTTTGGAAAAGAAAAAGAAAAAAAGGTCATTTTATAAGAAAGGAGGAGCTGGTTTACGATTAATGAGTACTAGACTCATTGCAGCTTTCCTTGCGGTGCTTATTGTCCCAACTGCACTTATCGGTTATTTCTCGTATCATAGTGCCAAAGATCAGGTGCAACAAAAAATGACAGATCCCATTAATACAATTTTAACGATGACAGGACAGCATATTAACAATCTGGTAGGGGAAAAAGCAGAAATGTTGAGTTACATAGACAGCATGTATGGCTCCGATCCCAGTCAGGCGAACAATGAAGTAATACAAGTAGGAATCGACCAGTTAGCTGATACATACCCTGATATTATTGCCATAACCGTAGGCAACGACCAAGGCAGTGTTATATCTTCTCCAGCAATTGAGGATGCAACATATGATCCACGCAGCACAGAATGGTACACCAATGGTATAAGTAACAATGGATCACTCTATTTTTCGAGTATTATGAAAGATTCGGTATCCGGGAAGATTTATGTAGAGATTTCAAAAGCTCTGTCAAATGAACAAGGTGTAGCAAGTATTAAACTTGATCTGGAGCGATTAGCAAATGAAATATCGATTGTGGATGTCGGAGGTAATGGGAGTCTGATTGTGGTGGACTCCAATCGAACCATCGTGGCTTGGTCCGGTGCCATTGTAAACGGTGGGGGAGGAGAGCTTGGCGGAGCACTCATCGAGGGAATTCCAGTCCATCCAAATACGGCTTCAAGTTCCGATGAACCGATGGCATTTTCCCAATTTGTCAGAACGGATCTGGCGTATGATCTGGAGGTATATAACGGTGTTAATGCTTTGACGGGTTGGAATGTCATTGCTTTAATGGGCCATGAAGACTTTATCGCCGCAGCGAAGCCCATCATGGTATCGAGTTTAACCGTCATTGCGATATCTGTATTGATTGCTGGTGTAATTATTTTCTTCATCCTGAGATCTTTTATCGTACCTATGCAAAAACTGCGAAAGGCCACTCGCAGCGTAAGCGAAGGGAATCTGTCCGAACGGGTTAATCTTAAAACTGAAAATGAATTTGGCATATTGGCCAATGATTTTGACCAGATGACCATTTCACTTCAATCGGTGGTTGCCGAACTTCATCAGACGTCATCGTTGTTAAGTCACTCTTCTCAGATGATTCAGGAGAGTACAGAACAAACGACCCAATCGGTACAACATGTGGCTGTAACCATGCAACAGACTGCGGAGTCAGCTATCGTTGGAGCGGAAAATTCGGAACAGACAGCAAATGCAGTCGAAGAGATGGCGAGAGGCATCAGTACAATTGCAGAATCTGCGAGTGCGATTGTAGATTCGGCTGAAGAGACGGAGCGCGCTGTTGCTAATGGTGGCAAAACCATTAACCAGGTCGGAGAACAAATGGAACATATTCTCGGAGCTGTTGAAGAAACCTCGGCATTGATTAATGAGCTGTCCAGTCTGTCTGCCGAAGCCAATCGAATGAATGAAGCGATCGCGGATATCTCTCGGCAAACCAATCTTCTATCACTGAATGCCTCTATTGAAGCATCAAGAGCAGGAGAGCATGGAAAAGGTTTTGCTGTCGTTGCAGGCGAGGTACGAACGTTATCGATGCAATCCAAACAAAGTGCGGACGAGATTGGCGCTACCATTGGTAAAATGCTTGATCTGATTGCCAAATCCACGTCTCTTATGAATGATAAAGTTCGTAATCAAGTTGGTGAAGGAATCCGGATCAGCCAAGAAGCTTCAGCAACCATATCGAATATTGAACAGTATACAACACATATCGTGGATCAAATTCAGGATATTTCCGCTGTCTCCGAACAGTTGTCAGCCAGTACGGAAGAAGTCTCGGCTACAGTTGCCACGATGAGTCACATCTCTAAAGTGTCGGCTGACAGTGCTCAGACAACTTCAGCAGCAGCCCAAGAGCAAATGGCGGCAATGCAGGAGATATCCGCATCATCTGCACAGCTATCCAAAACAGCTGAGAACATGCAAGAATTGGTTCGCCGGTTTAAGCTCTAGAGTAGAAGTAAGTAAATGTGTAAGGAAATATGTAAAGAGATATGTAAAGCACCAGGCGCTCCCCAAATGGAGCGCCTTTTTGCATTTAGAGAGATTAGTAAGAATGTGATCACTTGAGCACTCCTCCTCCTCATATCCTTTCCAACATTCCTTATGAAACGGGTTCGTAGATGATGGAGGTAGGATAATGCAATAATTCAGTGAATTTATATATGAAGAGATCTGATAAAATGAATGAAAAGCTGGGAGGTAAAGCCATGAAAAAGCCCATGATCGGTGTACTGCCTTTGTATGATACGGACAAAAAAAGTTACTGGATGCTTCCAGATTATATGAACGCCATAGAAGGAGCAGGTGGGATTCCAATTATGCTGCCTTTGACAACGGATACCGAGATCATAGCAACGTTGGCTAATCAGTTCGATGGGTTCCTGTTCACCGGGGGACATGATCTCAATCCTGAGCTGTATCATGAGCATGCTGAGGTTACCTGTGGAGAGTTGTGTATTGAACGCGATATGATGGAGTCGATATTATTACAAAAGGTAATTGAGCTAGATAAGCCTGCGTTTGGCATATGCCGTGGACTACAGCTATTTAACGTTATGTTGGGTGGAACGTTATATCAAGACATTCCGACTAACCTTCAACTTCATGGGAACAAGATCGTTAATCATAAGCAAAGTCCGCCGTATACAGATCTTGTACATGATGTACATATCGAGGAAAATAATATCCTATACGATATTTTGCAAACCGATACGATAAAAGTGAACAGCTACCACCATCAGGGACTCAAGATGTTATCGGATAAGTTAACTGCCGTGGCAGTCGCTGAAGATGGACTCGTTGAATCCGTGGTCATGCCAAACCGTTCATTTGTTTTGGCTGTGCAGTGGCATCCAGAGTACAGCTATAAAGTAGATGACTACAGTCAGAAGTTATTTGCGGCGTTTGTTCATGCTGCTAAATCCCCACGCTATACTATCCATATTGAAGACATCATCGCATAAAATGTGAAAAAGAAAAAAGACCTCCTGTTTATAAAAACAGAGGAGGTCTTAGTATTGGTGAATATAGTCGTAATAGTAATCCTGGTATTACCCTTCTATTGGCAGGATTATTTTAATCCAGACTTCGTGTTCGCATGCTCTTCAGCATTCAGGGAAGCAATCAGCTTCTCGCCTTCAACATCCAGATTTGGCAGAATGCGATCCAGCCATTTCGGAAGTGCCCAAGCTTTATCTCCGAAAATAGCCATGATGGCTGGAACCAAGCCCATACGGATGATGAAAGCATCAATCAGAATGCCTACCGCCAAGGTGAAACCAATCTGCTTGATCATGACATCATCAGTGAATATAAATCCTGCAAATACAGAGACCATGATCACTGCTGCGGCAACAACCACACGACTGACCTGATTGTACCCATGAACGACGGATTCGGTCCCGCGATGACCGTGGACATATGATTCCCGCATAGAGCTAACAAGGAAGACTTGATAGTCCATCGCGAGGCCATACAAAATACCTGTCACGATGATCGGCATAAAGCTCAGCAACGGGCCGCCAGTATCGAAACCAAAGAGCGAATGCAGCCAACCCCATTGGAATACAGCAGTCGTAATCCCGAATGTGGCCAGGATACTAAGCAGGAAGCCAATTGTAGCTTTGATAGGAACGATGATCGAACGGAATACAAGTAACAGGATGATCAGCGATAGCAGGATTATAATGCCTACATAAATAGGGAATACCTGCGCCAATTTGGCAGACATATCAATGTTAACAGCCGTAAGACCAGTAACCCCAAGCTTCACATCATAGGTCTGTGCGATACTCGAATCAGCCGAGCGCAGATCACTGACCATTGTTTTAGTGAGCGTATCGTTAGGACCTGTTTTTGGAATGAGACTAAAGATAGCCAAATCTTCTGTCATACCAAGCGGTGTAACCTGTGCTACGTTATTCTGATCTTGCAGCTCCATCATCAGACCACCCAAGAGTTCCGGCGTGACTTTTGCAGAAGATTGATTAGGCTCTGCGACCAGAATAAGTGGTCCGTTGAATCCTTCTCCGAAGCCTTCCGAGATAGCATCATAGCTCTGTCTTGCGTCCGTATCGAGATTCGCTGAGGAAGCGCCAGGGATACCCATTTCCATTTTGGTGATAGGTGTCGCGGCAAAACCAAGAATAACGATAATCGCGATAATGATAGCCCAACGATTCTTGATAATGAATTTCACCCATCTATCCGCAACTCCGTGACTAGCGGCTTTAGGATGTTTCTTGCTTTTCTCACGAGCTTTGGCGGAACAGATGCGTTCTCCTACCAATCCCAGCAAAGCCGGCAACAGGGTTAAAGCAACGAATACGTTGATGAGCACGGTGGCAGCTGCGACCAAAGCCATCGTAGACAAGAATGTGAGACCGATGACAAGCATACCGCACAGTGCAATAATGACGGTTAACCCGGCAAAAAATACTGCGCTGCCCGATGTACCAATGGCTCTGGCTGTTGCTTCTTTTGCGCTCAAGCCTTGATCAATGATCATTCGACGTTGACGATTAACAATGAAGAGAGCGTAATCGATTCCAACAGCCAATCCAACCATGAGAGCCAGGACGGAAGTGACACTTGGCATTTCGATGAATTTGGAGATTGAGAATGCTCCACCTACTCCGATCGCAACACCCAGTAATGCAGTGATCAGAGGCAGACCTGCTGCAACGACGGAGCCGAGGGTGATCAACAATACGATTACAGCAATGACCAGTCCAACAATCTCTGCGGAGCCGACCCCAATCGATACCGCTTTGAGCGTTTCGCCTGGCAAGACCGTAATGTTGGTTCCTTTCTCTACCGTCATAACGGATTGAATAACGGAATCAAATATATCCTGCGTGATGGCAGACTGCTCGATTGTAAATTGGAACTGGAACAGTGCAATACTACCGTCTGAAGAGATCAGCATACCAGGTACAGGAACACCATCCACCATCAAAGGTCCATAGGGAGGAGGCGTGGTTGTTGCGGATTGAGCTGCACCCGCAGACTGAGCATTCTGAGCAATCTCTGCAGAAGCCCCTGAATTACTCGCTTCAGCTGCATAATCGGCAGGGTTAAGGACTTTGTCTAATGCGTAAACTTCATTAACACCTTTCATCATGGCAGCCAAACGTTCAGGCGTATCCAAACGCTCGTTGTCCGGTGCCTTGAATACAACACTTCCTTGACCGCCGGAGGCGGCTGGCAATTCTTTTGCTAATTGATCCAGAACCTTCTGCGACTCTGTGCCTTCAATCTTCATTTCAGAACTGATGTGAATACCATTGATGCTGATCATGGAGATGACAATTCCCAGAATTAAAACCCAGCCAATGATGAAGGTTGCAGGTTTGCTAAAAGCGGTTTTCCCCACTCTGTATAATAATGTAGACATTTCTCTATTTTACACTCCCTCTATGATGAATGTGGATGGTTGGCATGTTCGAATCCCGCCCGCAAATGACTAAACGTCGTTTCCAAAAATTGATCGAATGTTAAAGCACCGGGCTTGGTATCCTCAGTAATGACTTGTCCGGGTAGTAACACATTAAGTCTTCCATCAATTAATGGCAGTATTGTTCCATATAGTGCGTTGATCAAAAGATAAGTATAGATCTCGTCATACTTCCCGTTAGATAAGTCTAATAAGGTATCTTGTGCCTGCGTCTGCATCCGGTGCATGGCTCCAAGGTAATGCGGTTCAAGTACGGGATAAGTCTGGGATAGTGAGAGCAACTGATGAAGTCTTCCAATTAGTTCTGTTGTAAGCTGCATCTTGATCAGGTTATACAGTACGTCAAGCAAGGAGACGTTGTCGGGCATTTTGGTAAGTAACTCTTCGAGTTCCGTTGTATTCTGAACGGATATTGCGCCTCTTGCTACAGCTTCTTCTTTACATGTGAAGTAGTTAGCAAATGTTCTACGTGAACAACCCACCTGATGCACAATATCTTCGACCGTAAAGCCATCAAGCCCATGTTCAAGGGTAAGTTCAAATGCAGCACTAGCAAGTGCTTTTTCAGTTGCTTCTTTCTTCAAATGTCGCAAGTTTCGTTTGATCATTATTCTCCGCTTATGCGTTCACCTCCAATACCAATGACTATGGTTTGTTTTTTTTAAGAAGAGCACACTTACTGAATATGCACTTTGTGAGGTTTATCATAACAACAAGTTGCTCATTGTGCAAATTTACCCATTGTGCAAATATTTTATATGACGGCTATACTATGAACCAATGCTTCAACTCCTGAGGAATGAATGTTAAAATCAGATAAAAACCTGGGGCGATGATGGAAAATGAGTAGTCGTAAACAAAGTTTATTGGAAACAGCACTTGCACTATTTTTAGAGCATAGCTATGCAAATACAACAATCCAGATGATCCTGGATCAATCAGGTGTATCCAAAGGTACATTCTACAAATTCTTCAGTTCGAAAGAAGACTGTTTATATTCGATTATTGATCAGCGTATGCAGGAGGATGTTTTCATTCGCAAGGAACTTGAACAAAATCATTATACTTCGGATTATGCTCTGCTTGTTGATCAGATTGCCATTCCCATGTCTGGACCTGACAAAGAGCGAGTGTGGGAATTGTATTGGACTGGTTTTTACGCCGGAGAGATCAACTCAGCTAAACTGGCTAAAGTGCATCTAAACTGGCTGTCTACACGCTTGATTCAGGTGTATGGAAAAGACATCAGCTTATACGCCAACGAAGGTGCAATATTGTGCTATGGCATACTACATCAGATTGCCAACACCTCAAGAAGTCTAAATACTCAAAAACCGGTTTGGAGCGAAGTTGTTCCAAAAGTATTAACGTACATCGAAGTGATATTAAGAACAATGCACCAAAGAAATGAACATATTTTTGACGTTCAGTCTCTTTATTTTCTGAATGCCGATGAGCGTAACCATGATCATGGTCTCGATATCGACAAGCTGTTGGAGGAATTGGATGAGTTCAACAAGATTGTTCAAAAATCCAAGGAATCTACATCATTAAAGCAACTTTCCAAGGGACTTTTGGCGTTATTACAGGATAAAGAGGATTTAAATATTCCTGTAATCGAAGTTGTCCTTCAAGCATTTCACAAAGAGTACAAATCAAGTGCATTTCACTCCGAAGCCAATAGACTAACCGAAGCCTGCTGGTGGTATTTGGAACTTGTGAAGCACCATAATTAATTTGGAGGTTGGCCCCAAAGCCAACCTCTTTTTTTGTTTTTTTTATGCTTGAAGTTATTATTAATATACTATTAGTACATTAATTAATTGTTGTTATAACAGTTGAATGTTGCAGTTTAAACTACGGAATTTGAAATTAAATATACGAGTAGTATATAATCGAAATGAACATATATTTCCATAGATTTCAATAACTTCACTAAGAAAGGAAGATTTCAATGAATAATAACCAAACATCGGAAAAATCAGAATTCAATTTGTTTAGTGAAGAAAATGTTAAAGATCAATTTGCCATGTTTAAACAGATGCGATCCAGAGGCTCCGTTGTTCCTGTTCCCAATCCAATGGGTGGAGCAGAGCAAACCTGGATTATAACTCGGATGGACGTTGCCATGGAAGTGTTGAAAGACCACTCTCGATTTACGGTAGATATGAACTCTATCGATAATGGCAATGATATTCGAAAGAATCTCTCAGACGATCTTGGTTCATCGGAACCCCAGACTTTTTTTACCGGAAAGTCGATGCTCTTTGTTGATGAACCGGATCACCGAAGACTGCGTAGCCTGGTGTCCAAAGCATTCACTCCAAGATATATGGAAAGCCTGCGTCCGCGTGTCCAGGAAATTGCCGATGAATTAATTGATCAATTTGAAGGAAAAGGAGAGATGGATCTTGTAAAAGACTATGCCTACCCTTTCCCAATTAACGTCATATCCGAAATGCTCGGTGTACCTCAGGAAGACCGACCTCAGATCCATGTATGGTCTGAAGCCATTGCGAAAGGTCTCGGTTTCGGTAAACAAGATCCTGAAGTAGCGCAGCATTTGCGATCATTCGCAGAATACACGGCTCAGCTTGTGGCGAACAAACGAGTGGAACCTTCCGATGACCTCATCAGTCAATTAATTGTGATCGAGGAGGAGGGGGATCGACTGAATGAAGATGAATTAATATCCATGATCACGTTATTAATATTTGCTGGACATGAGACAACGTCGAATCTGATTGCGACCGGCTCTTATCTACTTCTGACACATCCCGAACAACTGGAACAACTTAAACAAGATTTGAATCTGGTTCCTTCTGCGGTGGAGGAGTTGTTACGATATAACGGCCCCGCGACTTCGTCAGGTCCTCGATATGCAACGCAGGACACGGAGCTGGATGGACAACGGATTAAAAAAGGAGATGTTGTGATTCCTCTTTTGAAATCAGCGAATCGGGACGAGTTACAGTTTAACCAACCTGAAGAACTGGATCTTGAGCGCAAAATAAAACGGCATTTGGCCTTTGGCCATGGTATTCATATGTGTCTTGGTGCTCCACTTGCCCGTGTGGAGGGAGACGTAGCGTTTACTACGCTATTAAGTCGACTTCCTGGTCTTCAGCTTCGTGTTCCTCCGGAAGAGATTCATTGGCACTACTCACTATTATCTGAGGGATTGGCATCATTACCAGTAAAATTTTAATAGATAAATTTAGTGTGTCTCACTGGAGTATGACGAATTGTCGTCATACTCTTTATTTATAATGATGATAGAACGGTATGAACAAGAAGCATTCCAATGGAGTGAACATGCTAATGCAAAAACATAAAATTGAGTACATAAATTTTGTTGTGGA
Coding sequences:
- a CDS encoding methyl-accepting chemotaxis protein, with amino-acid sequence MSTRLIAAFLAVLIVPTALIGYFSYHSAKDQVQQKMTDPINTILTMTGQHINNLVGEKAEMLSYIDSMYGSDPSQANNEVIQVGIDQLADTYPDIIAITVGNDQGSVISSPAIEDATYDPRSTEWYTNGISNNGSLYFSSIMKDSVSGKIYVEISKALSNEQGVASIKLDLERLANEISIVDVGGNGSLIVVDSNRTIVAWSGAIVNGGGGELGGALIEGIPVHPNTASSSDEPMAFSQFVRTDLAYDLEVYNGVNALTGWNVIALMGHEDFIAAAKPIMVSSLTVIAISVLIAGVIIFFILRSFIVPMQKLRKATRSVSEGNLSERVNLKTENEFGILANDFDQMTISLQSVVAELHQTSSLLSHSSQMIQESTEQTTQSVQHVAVTMQQTAESAIVGAENSEQTANAVEEMARGISTIAESASAIVDSAEETERAVANGGKTINQVGEQMEHILGAVEETSALINELSSLSAEANRMNEAIADISRQTNLLSLNASIEASRAGEHGKGFAVVAGEVRTLSMQSKQSADEIGATIGKMLDLIAKSTSLMNDKVRNQVGEGIRISQEASATISNIEQYTTHIVDQIQDISAVSEQLSASTEEVSATVATMSHISKVSADSAQTTSAAAQEQMAAMQEISASSAQLSKTAENMQELVRRFKL
- a CDS encoding gamma-glutamyl-gamma-aminobutyrate hydrolase family protein, whose product is MKKPMIGVLPLYDTDKKSYWMLPDYMNAIEGAGGIPIMLPLTTDTEIIATLANQFDGFLFTGGHDLNPELYHEHAEVTCGELCIERDMMESILLQKVIELDKPAFGICRGLQLFNVMLGGTLYQDIPTNLQLHGNKIVNHKQSPPYTDLVHDVHIEENNILYDILQTDTIKVNSYHHQGLKMLSDKLTAVAVAEDGLVESVVMPNRSFVLAVQWHPEYSYKVDDYSQKLFAAFVHAAKSPRYTIHIEDIIA
- a CDS encoding MMPL family transporter yields the protein MSTLLYRVGKTAFSKPATFIIGWVLILGIVISMISINGIHISSEMKIEGTESQKVLDQLAKELPAASGGQGSVVFKAPDNERLDTPERLAAMMKGVNEVYALDKVLNPADYAAEASNSGASAEIAQNAQSAGAAQSATTTPPPYGPLMVDGVPVPGMLISSDGSIALFQFQFTIEQSAITQDIFDSVIQSVMTVEKGTNITVLPGETLKAVSIGVGSAEIVGLVIAVIVLLITLGSVVAAGLPLITALLGVAIGVGGAFSISKFIEMPSVTSVLALMVGLAVGIDYALFIVNRQRRMIIDQGLSAKEATARAIGTSGSAVFFAGLTVIIALCGMLVIGLTFLSTMALVAAATVLINVFVALTLLPALLGLVGERICSAKAREKSKKHPKAASHGVADRWVKFIIKNRWAIIIAIIVILGFAATPITKMEMGIPGASSANLDTDARQSYDAISEGFGEGFNGPLILVAEPNQSSAKVTPELLGGLMMELQDQNNVAQVTPLGMTEDLAIFSLIPKTGPNDTLTKTMVSDLRSADSSIAQTYDVKLGVTGLTAVNIDMSAKLAQVFPIYVGIIILLSLIILLLVFRSIIVPIKATIGFLLSILATFGITTAVFQWGWLHSLFGFDTGGPLLSFMPIIVTGILYGLAMDYQVFLVSSMRESYVHGHRGTESVVHGYNQVSRVVVAAAVIMVSVFAGFIFTDDVMIKQIGFTLAVGILIDAFIIRMGLVPAIMAIFGDKAWALPKWLDRILPNLDVEGEKLIASLNAEEHANTKSGLK
- a CDS encoding TetR/AcrR family transcriptional regulator, with amino-acid sequence MIKRNLRHLKKEATEKALASAAFELTLEHGLDGFTVEDIVHQVGCSRRTFANYFTCKEEAVARGAISVQNTTELEELLTKMPDNVSLLDVLYNLIKMQLTTELIGRLHQLLSLSQTYPVLEPHYLGAMHRMQTQAQDTLLDLSNGKYDEIYTYLLINALYGTILPLIDGRLNVLLPGQVITEDTKPGALTFDQFLETTFSHLRAGFEHANHPHSS
- a CDS encoding TetR/AcrR family transcriptional regulator, whose translation is MSSRKQSLLETALALFLEHSYANTTIQMILDQSGVSKGTFYKFFSSKEDCLYSIIDQRMQEDVFIRKELEQNHYTSDYALLVDQIAIPMSGPDKERVWELYWTGFYAGEINSAKLAKVHLNWLSTRLIQVYGKDISLYANEGAILCYGILHQIANTSRSLNTQKPVWSEVVPKVLTYIEVILRTMHQRNEHIFDVQSLYFLNADERNHDHGLDIDKLLEELDEFNKIVQKSKESTSLKQLSKGLLALLQDKEDLNIPVIEVVLQAFHKEYKSSAFHSEANRLTEACWWYLELVKHHN
- a CDS encoding cytochrome P450 family protein; its protein translation is MNNNQTSEKSEFNLFSEENVKDQFAMFKQMRSRGSVVPVPNPMGGAEQTWIITRMDVAMEVLKDHSRFTVDMNSIDNGNDIRKNLSDDLGSSEPQTFFTGKSMLFVDEPDHRRLRSLVSKAFTPRYMESLRPRVQEIADELIDQFEGKGEMDLVKDYAYPFPINVISEMLGVPQEDRPQIHVWSEAIAKGLGFGKQDPEVAQHLRSFAEYTAQLVANKRVEPSDDLISQLIVIEEEGDRLNEDELISMITLLIFAGHETTSNLIATGSYLLLTHPEQLEQLKQDLNLVPSAVEELLRYNGPATSSGPRYATQDTELDGQRIKKGDVVIPLLKSANRDELQFNQPEELDLERKIKRHLAFGHGIHMCLGAPLARVEGDVAFTTLLSRLPGLQLRVPPEEIHWHYSLLSEGLASLPVKF